Genomic window (Arcobacter sp. F2176):
TTAATCATATGATTAATGCCTTTGAAAACTTTTATGCTTCTCAGGCTCAAAATCAAGCAACTACGCTTGAACAAGCATATGAAGTTTTAGAATCAAAAAAAGAAGATGATGATAAGACAATTAAAAATAATTATAGAAGATTGGTAAAAAAACATCATCCTGATATTATATCAGGGCAGGGTGCTAGTCAAAATATTATTGATGAAGCAACTAAAAAGTTACAAGAGATAAATGAAGCATATGAAATGATTAAAAAAAGTAGGAATATATAATTGTTAGAAAATTTTGATAAGAATTATGAAGTTTGTAATTGTATTAAAGTTACAATTAGTGATATAAAAAATTCGATTATAAATGAAGGTATAAAATCACTGGGGGATTTGCAAGAAAAAACTAGAGCAGGTACTGAGTGTAGATACTGTTTAATGAACGAAGGTGATTTTGGGAAAGTCAAAAAAAAGATTTATTGTAAAGATATATTAGGAGAATTTTTTAATGGCTAAGAGTTTTTCTCGCTCTTATGAAGTTTGTGCTTGTAAGCATGTATCACTTGGAGAAATTTTGTATGCCATTAAAGAAAAAAATGCTGATACAATTGAAAAAATAGGTCAATTAACTGATGCAGGA
Coding sequences:
- a CDS encoding (2Fe-2S)-binding protein; the encoded protein is MLENFDKNYEVCNCIKVTISDIKNSIINEGIKSLGDLQEKTRAGTECRYCLMNEGDFGKVKKKIYCKDILGEFFNG
- a CDS encoding (2Fe-2S)-binding protein — encoded protein: MAKSFSRSYEVCACKHVSLGEILYAIKEKNADTIEKIGQLTDAGTCCGCCVSKEKDFGEEKMELYLTTILDKFVKVN